AATTGCGCCCTTCCGATGCAAGTGAATTCAGCTCTTCGGACGTAAAGTTTTGAGCATAAGCCTTGGCCAGGTTGTCGTTCCATTGCCCCTGGAATTGCGGCGCATGATAGTCCAGCTCTTTCGATACCAGCCTTTCAGCTCCCAGCATTCCCATGCCGCTGACAAGGATGGCGAAGGTCTGGGTTTTCCGTGCCGTCGCCAGTCCCAGCGTTTTCAAGTTGCTGCCGACGTTTTGGCGTAAAACGAACTCGGTTGCGGCTGCATTGGCTGGCTGTGCAATCGCCGCTGGCGACAGGCCCGAAACGACAATGAGGAATATCGAGATCCTGAGTAGTGCTTGCATAGAGGTTCGTTGGAGATGTTGAACGAGAACGGATGGCCTTACAGGTCCAGTGTAAGGCTTTGTTACTCTAAAGACAAGGATATTGCGGATGCGCATCGTGCGCAGCTGCACCAGCCTGCCACTGTGAATCCGCTACACGTCAATAATATCCACGCACTTGCGCAACATTGCCACCTTGTCCTGCCCCGCCGACGGCGTCCACTCATGGCTCACGAAACCGGTAAATCCCGCATCGGCGATCGTCGTCGCCAGGTGCCGGTAATTCAGCTCCTGGGTCTCGTCGATCTCGTGCCGGCCCGGCACACCGCCGGTGTGGAAGTGGCCGATCAGCGGCATGTGCTGGCGCAGGAAGTTGGTGAGGTTGCCGTCCATGAGTTGGGCGTGGTACAGGTCCACCAGCAGCTTCACTGACGGCGAGCCCACCTGCGTTACCACGTCCAGCCCCCACGGCAGGTGGTCGAACATGCTGCCCGGCGGCGCGGGCGGGCCGCCGGTGTGGCCGGTGTTGATGTTCTCCATCACCAGCAGCACCTTGCGCGCTTCGGCGTGCGGCGCCACGCGGCGCAGGAAGCCAATCGCATTGCGCTTGCCCTCGTCGTAGCCGATGGCACCGCGTTCGCCGCAGGTGACGATGATGCTCGGGATGCCGTTGGCGGCCGCCGCGTCGATGCGTTCGCGCAGCGCTGCTTCGAAACCGCCGTCGCGGTCAGGCGTGCCGATGGCGTTCCAGCCGGTCGGGCCGGCCGGCGCACGGCCGGGGCGTGAGATGCCGCCGCCGTAATCGACGCGCAGCAGCGACACCATCAAGCCGTGCTGGCGTATCAACGGCCAGTCGGCCGGGTCGCTGGCGAAGTCGAGTCCCTCGATGCCCAGCGCGGCCGCCATGCGGCAGGTCTCGTCCATGGTGGCGCCGAACAGGTGCGGCGTAATGCCCTGCCGCAGCCGCCTGCGCGGCGTACCCGACGCTGCCATCACCGGCATCCGTGCCTGCGCCTGACCCATGGCCGGGGCGCTGACCGCCGCCGTGGAAGCAGCCACAGCCGCCAGCGCTCCCACCGCGCCAAGCACGCGCCGGCGCATTGGTGAACCGAGTCGTCCGGACGTCATGCCGCCAGCCCCAAAGTACGCCTGGTCAATGCCAGCGATTCCCCGGCGCCCACGGTCGGGAAGTATTCAAGGCCGATCTCGCCCTGGTACCCCTTCGCCTTCAGCACCCGCATGACACTGGCCCAGTCGATACCGCCCGTACCCGGCTCGTGGCGGCCATCGGTGTCGGCCACCTGGACGTGGCCGATGTACGGCATGCGCTCGCCAATGGCCTGTTCCAGGTCTTCGCCCGTTTGCGCCGAGTGAAATACGTCCGCCAGCAGGCGCAACGCCGGGCTATCCACGGCAGCGACGATATCGAGGCCACGGCCGATGGTATCGACGAACATGCGCTGGCCGCCCACCACCATGTACACCGGCTCGAGCCACAGCATCGTGCCCGCCGCCTGCGCCATGGCTGCGGCGCGCTTGAGCACCGCCACCACGGCGTCGAACTGCTGCTGCACCGGCACGTCGGCGCGGGTAAAGCCGGAGGCCAGCACCATGGCGGCGCCGTTCAATTGACGCGCGACCGGAATCGCGTCGGCCACGGCTGCGAGCACCTGTTCGTGGTCGGCAGGATCGGCCAGGCTGCGGCGCGGCTCCACGCAGAAGCTGCGCACGCGCACGCCGGTGGCGTCGGCGGCGCGGGCGATGGCTTCGATCGGCTTTTCGCGCCACAGGTGGAATTCGACGCCGGTGACGCCGGCTTTGTGGGCGGCGTGGATGCGGGCCGGCAGGTCGTCGCCGGCTTCCGTGAACATCCATTCGATACAAGCTGCAAATTTCATCTCAATGATCCTTGGTATGGTTGAAGACCAGGACGACGGCAACGATCAGGCACAGGACGCCGATCACTGCCACGCTGGCCAGGAAACTGGGGGTGAACACACCGATCAGCGAGACCAGCGGCGGGCTGAGAAACTGCCCGAGGAAAAAGGCGCCGCCCCACAGGCCCATGCCGCGCCCGCGATGCTCGAAACCGTAATGCAGCAGCGCCCACGTCACCAGTGACGGCAGCAGCAAGCCGCCACCGACCTGTCCCAGCGCGTCGAGCGGCAACCCGAGCGCCAGGTTGGGCGCCAGCGCCACGCCGATATAGCTGACGCCATAAAACGCCAGGCAGGTAGCCAGCAGCATGCGCACCGACACCCCGGTCAGGCGCTTGAACAGGTAACCACCCAGCACCGTGCCGAGGCTGGCCACCGTGGCCAGCACGCTGATACGCTCCGGCGACGCCACGCCCATGTCGTTGAAGATGCGGCCGTGCTGCACCGCCTGCACGAAGAACACCAGCGAGAACAGCACCGTCACGCCGCACACCAGCACGGTGGCGCGCCACGGGAACGGCGTGGCCGCCACGCCCGCTGCCGCCCGGGTATCGGCGGTGGAGCGCTGCGGCTCGCGGCAAAACGCCAGCGCCAGCGCGCACACCACGAAGCCGGCCAGGTACAGCAGGAACGGATAGCGCCAGTGCATGCCGGCCAAAAAGCCGCCCGACAGCAGGATGGCCGAACCGATCAAGGGAGCGAACATGTTCTGGTAGCCGAGCCACTTCTGCCGCTGCCCGCCCTCGAAGTAGTCGCCCATCAGCGCATTGCCCACGGTGAGGATGGCCGCTTCGGCCAGGCCCACCACCACCCGGCTGGCGACGATCAGCCACAGGTTGTCGAACAACATGGGGGCCAGGCCCAATAGCGAAAACGCCATCAACGCCACCAGCAGCAGCTTGCGCCGCCCCCAGCGGTCGGCAATCGCGCCGGCAAAGCCCGAGAACAGCGCCACGCACAGGGATGGCACCGTGATAATCATCGGCACCAGCAGTTCGAAATGCGGCACCGACGAGAACTGCCGGAACAGCTGCGGCAGGCCCGGCACCAGCGCGGCCAGCGCCAGGGTGGGCATGCTCATGACGGCCATCAGCGCGATACCTTGCGCGGCGCCGCCCGGGCGCGCGCGCGGTGCGCCGGTGAG
This is a stretch of genomic DNA from Duganella zoogloeoides. It encodes these proteins:
- a CDS encoding TIM barrel protein, which produces MTSGRLGSPMRRRVLGAVGALAAVAASTAAVSAPAMGQAQARMPVMAASGTPRRRLRQGITPHLFGATMDETCRMAAALGIEGLDFASDPADWPLIRQHGLMVSLLRVDYGGGISRPGRAPAGPTGWNAIGTPDRDGGFEAALRERIDAAAANGIPSIIVTCGERGAIGYDEGKRNAIGFLRRVAPHAEARKVLLVMENINTGHTGGPPAPPGSMFDHLPWGLDVVTQVGSPSVKLLVDLYHAQLMDGNLTNFLRQHMPLIGHFHTGGVPGRHEIDETQELNYRHLATTIADAGFTGFVSHEWTPSAGQDKVAMLRKCVDIIDV
- a CDS encoding TIM barrel protein, translated to MKFAACIEWMFTEAGDDLPARIHAAHKAGVTGVEFHLWREKPIEAIARAADATGVRVRSFCVEPRRSLADPADHEQVLAAVADAIPVARQLNGAAMVLASGFTRADVPVQQQFDAVVAVLKRAAAMAQAAGTMLWLEPVYMVVGGQRMFVDTIGRGLDIVAAVDSPALRLLADVFHSAQTGEDLEQAIGERMPYIGHVQVADTDGRHEPGTGGIDWASVMRVLKAKGYQGEIGLEYFPTVGAGESLALTRRTLGLAA
- a CDS encoding MFS transporter, which encodes MNPIQTGGPAGASIATDPALTGAPRARPGGAAQGIALMAVMSMPTLALAALVPGLPQLFRQFSSVPHFELLVPMIITVPSLCVALFSGFAGAIADRWGRRKLLLVALMAFSLLGLAPMLFDNLWLIVASRVVVGLAEAAILTVGNALMGDYFEGGQRQKWLGYQNMFAPLIGSAILLSGGFLAGMHWRYPFLLYLAGFVVCALALAFCREPQRSTADTRAAAGVAATPFPWRATVLVCGVTVLFSLVFFVQAVQHGRIFNDMGVASPERISVLATVASLGTVLGGYLFKRLTGVSVRMLLATCLAFYGVSYIGVALAPNLALGLPLDALGQVGGGLLLPSLVTWALLHYGFEHRGRGMGLWGGAFFLGQFLSPPLVSLIGVFTPSFLASVAVIGVLCLIVAVVLVFNHTKDH